ATCCTATGCCTGCGAGCTGCTGGACCGGGTGCTGCATGATGAAGAGACAGGCAGCTTCTGGTACCGCCAGCTGACCGCCTGTCTGAATGCACTGGAGGAAGACAAGGAACCGGGTATTATCATCAATGTATTTGAAATGAAGGTGCTGCAGGCTGCCGGTTACGGGCCTCAGCTCGATTCCTGTATCGTCTGCGGCAAGGACAAGCCGGATGAGCAGCTTAGAATCAGCCCCCGTCTGGGGGGAGTCCTCTGCCGCAGCTGCCGGCATAATGATCCGCCGGCCATGGAGATTTCTCCGCGTGCGTTGAAGCTGCTGCGGATCTTCGCGGCGCTGGATCTGACCAGGTTGGGGAATGTGGATGTGAGGCCGGAGACCCGTGCAGAACTGAAGACCGTTATGCGGGGATTCATGGATATGCAGCTGGGGCTCAGACTGAAGTCCCAGAGCTTCCTGGACCAGCTCGATAAATACAATATTTGACGAATCGCAAATTATCCGTTACTATAAGTTCAGTTTCTTTTATAAGATTGCCGTGTTTGCTCCAGAACTGGAGAGAGTGCGTGGATCGGGGAAGTAGTGGGCGTATGGTCGCAGCAGCGAGCCGGGGGTAGTGGAAGCCTGGCGGGACGACGTTCATGAACAGGGCACCCGGGAGTACGGAAGCGGCAGCATGAAAAGTGGATTGCGTGATCTTTGCGTAATCAAGTAGGGTGGAACCGCGGGAGAACATATTTGAGCTCTCGTCCCTATGTCTGTTCATCAGGCATGGGGGCGGGAGCTTTTTGACTTGTGGCTGTGCGGGAGATCCTTCTTCCATCACAGACCGCAAGTACATAGAAGCTAGTGCCGCCTCCATCGCGTAGCAGCAAGAGCCAGTCATAAGCAAGAG
The window above is part of the Paenibacillus sp. FSL H8-0048 genome. Proteins encoded here:
- the recO gene encoding DNA repair protein RecO; the encoded protein is MLYRVEGIVIRSMDYGEGNAIITLCTENAGKVGVLVRGAKKVKSRHAALIQLFTTGEFVFFRNNGGLGTLNAGEITKSHHPLREDLVKAAYASYACELLDRVLHDEETGSFWYRQLTACLNALEEDKEPGIIINVFEMKVLQAAGYGPQLDSCIVCGKDKPDEQLRISPRLGGVLCRSCRHNDPPAMEISPRALKLLRIFAALDLTRLGNVDVRPETRAELKTVMRGFMDMQLGLRLKSQSFLDQLDKYNI